The genomic DNA GCCGACCAGCGGGTCTATTCCTGCCAGGACAAGGCCTACAACCTCGATTGCGGCCTGCTCGGCTCCATCCGCGACCGGCGTTTCGCCGACTTCTGGCGCGACGGCAAGGACAAGTTCTTCGCCATCAACCCGGCCCGGGACTGCAACCACCACTGCGTGGCCAACGGCAAAAACCGGCTGGTCCACGAATACCTGGACGCCGACCCCCGGCACCTGCCCTTCGTGTAGCCGCCATGACCGTCGCCTGCCGACTGTGCCGATCCGACCGGGCCGCCCCCCTGCTCGACTTCGGGCCACAGCCCAATTCCATGCGCCTGCTGGCGCGCGCCGACGAGCCCTTCCAGACCCATCCCCTGGTCCTGTGGGCCTGCGCCGCCTGCGGCTTCGTCTTCATCGCCGACCCCATGCCGGCCGACGCCTTCTACACCAGCGTGCAGCAGCCCACCCTGACCTCGCCGCCGCCCCACCTCGACGAGCTGGTACGAGAGATCGCCGCCGCCTGGCCGACCACGGCCCGCATCCTCGACATCGGGGCCAACAACGGCCGGCTGCTGGCCAGCCTGCGCCAGGCCGGCTTTGGCGCGCTGCACGGCGTCGAGCCCTCCGACATGCGGCTGGCGGCCCGGGAACTCGGCCTCGACGTGGCCGGCGGCTACTTCACCAACGCCTGGGCCCGGGATTTCATCGCCGCCCGGGGCCATCCCGATCTGGTCGTGTGCCGCCACGTCATCGAGCACGTCCAGGACCTGGACGACTTCGTGGCCGGGCTGGCCGCGCTCCTGGCCCGGGGCGCCGCCCTCATCCTGGAAACCCCGGACCTTGAGGCCACGGCCGAACGCGGCGACTGCAGCGTCATCTGGGAACAGCACGTCAACTATTTCGACCTCCCCACCTTGGGCCGCCTGCTCGGGCGGCATGGGCTGGCCGTGGCCGACGCCCGCCGGATCGCCTTTGGCGGCGGGTCCCTGCTGTGCCGGATCGCCGCCGGCGACGCCCCGCCGCCGGCCCTCCCGGTCTCCCGGACGGCCCTGGCCGCCAACGTCCTTTACAGCGCGGCGGCCATCGGCGAGCTGGCCGCCGGCCTGCGCGCCAAGGGCAAGCGCCTGGCCGGCTTCGGGGCCGGGGAACGCGGGGCCATGGTCATCAACCTGGCCGGCCTGGGCGGCCTGCTCGACTACGTGGTGGACGACAGCCCCCACAAGGCCGGCCGGTTTCTGCCCGGCAGCCGGCTGCCCATCCTGCCAAGCGAAACCCTGCGCCGCCAGCCAGCGGATTACTGCCTGCTCTTTCCCATGAACGGCAAGGCCGTGGAAACGGCCATCATGGGCCGTTTCGCCGGCCTTACCGAAAACGGCACGGCCTTTATCGAACTGTTCCCGGCCTCGGGCGGCGTCTTGGCCGTCCACGAACCCGGAGCCGGGGCCTAGCGGGACGCGCCATGGACAAAATCATTCTCGTCACCGGCGGCCAGGGCCTGTTCGGCCGCTATTTGCGCGCCGAACTCGGGGAGGCGGGCCGGTATCCGTCGCGGGAAGAGCTCGACGTCACGGACGCGGCCGCCGTGGAAAGACGGCTGGCCCGGGGCGATGTGGACTGGGTCATCAACTGCGCCGGCACGGCCAGGGGCGGGCTGGAAAGCCAGCTGCGGGCCAACGCCCTGGCCGCCGGGGAGCTGGCCCGGGCCTGCGCCGCCCATGGCGCGGGGCTGGTCTTCATCAGCACCGCCCGCGTCTTCGGCCAGGGCGTCGGCCCTTTTGCCGAGGACGATCCGCCGTGCCCGGTCGACGACTACGGCCTGAGCAAATATCTGGGCGAACGGCTGGTGGCCCGCGAACTTCGGGCCGGGCGCTACCGCATCGTGCGCGTCAGCATGGCCCTGGGCCTCAATCCCCGCGCCCCCCACGGCCAGCTCATCCCCCGGCTGCTGGAACTGGCGGCGCGCGGCGAGCCGGTCCGGGCGGCGGCCGACCAGCGCACCTCGGTGGTCCACGCCGCCTGGGCGGCCCGGATGCTGGCCCAATGTTGCCGGGACGACGCGCCAAACGGCGTTGTCCACGTCGCCAGCCGGGACCTCGTGTCCCTGTACGATCTGGCGGCCTACGTCTTTGCCGGGCTGGGCCTGCGCCCCGGCCCCGTGCCGGCCCGGGGCGCGGATTTCCACGCCCCGGGCCTGGCCCCGCCGGCCGACCAGGGGCTGCGCTCCGTCACCTGGCCCGCCTGCGGCGACTGGCGGCAGGCGGCGGACCTGTTCATCTGCGAACGGCTGGCGGCCTGACCGCGCCGGCCCTGGGAAACCCGGACATGACCACGCTTTTAAACGTCCGTCTCGACTACGACTCCGCCGACCGGCTCCCCGAAGCCCGCATCCCGGACCTGCTGGCGGCCCTTGACGCCTGGGCCGGGCCGAACCGGCGCACGGTCGGCGTCTACGGCATGGGACAGGCCGGCCAGATCGTGCGCCGGCTCCTTGAGGGTGATCCCCGGTTCGTCGTGGCCGCCTGTTTCGACGCGCGCGGCCCGGCCCTGGCCGGGAAAGGCGTCCACGCCCCGGACCGGCTGTCCGCCTTTGGCGGCCTGGAACTGCTCATCGACACCACGCCGCCCATCCATCAGCTCGACGTGGCGGCGGCCGTGGGCCGGGCCCTGCCCGGCTGCGACATGCTAAGCCTCTACGATCCCCTGGCCCACATGCACACCGAGCGGCTCTACTATGAATATTGGTGCGCCTGCCTGACCCCGCGCCAGACCACGCCCGAAGCCGCCCGGCTCGGCCAGACGCTGCTTGAGGCCGCCCTGGCGGCCATGCACGGCTGGCACGAGGCGGCCGGCCCGGTCGCCGTGGACCGCCTGCGCCCGATTCTGGCCCAAATGCGCCGCAGCTTCGGCGACCACCTGGAAGCAGAACTGGGCCAGGCCCTGGCCCAGCCCCCGCACCAACGCATCGCCGCCCTGGAGCGCCTGGCCGAAGCCTTCCCCTTTTTCGTCCTGCCCCGGGACGCGGCGGCTACGCAGCTCGTGCAGGACGGCCGGCCCAAGGACGCGGCGGCCCTGTTCGCCCCGGCGCTCACGCGCTATCCCTTTTGCCACCACACCCTGACCAAGGCGGCCGAACTGGCCCTTTTGGCCGACGACGCCGGTCAGGCGGCGGCCTTGCTCGCCCGCGCCGCCGCCGCCATGCCCGGCTCCCGGCGCATCGCGGCCCTTATGCGGGACACGGCTTCGCCCCGGGACGCGGGCCGGGCGCGCCAGCGCGTCCTGAACCGCTGGATGGCCCGCCGCGCACGGCCGATGCCGGCCACGCGCCAGACGCGCCTGCGCATCATCACGCCGGTGTGGGGGGAAGCCTACATCGAGACCTTCATGGAGGTCACCGTGGCCTCGCTGTTGGCCGAGGGCAACCTGCCCCAGGCGGCGGCCGGCCACGACATCGGCTACACCCTGTACACGCGCCAAGCCGACGTGGCCGCCCTGGAGCGCCACCCCAACTACAAGGCCCTCACCGACTGCGTGCCCGTGGACCTGCTGCGCATCGAGGACGTGCTGGCCCAGCCCCAGTGGAGCCACAACCACAAGTACGGCCTGATGTCCCTGCTCCAGACCGACGGCCTGCAACGCGCCCTTGGCGAGGGCGCCCACAGCTTCCTGCTGCTGGCCGACTTCGTGCTGTCCGACCGATTCCTGACCAGCGTCCTGGCCCGGTTGGACCAGGGGGCAAACACGCTGTTTTTCCAAAGCCTGCGCACCTGCGAGGACCAGATGCGCCAGGACCTGGCCACGGGGTTCACCCGGCATGGACGCCTGGCCGTGCCATCCCGGGAGCTGTTTCGCCTGGGGGAGCGCCACCTGCACCCGGCCTACCGCAAGCATTTCCTGCCCGGCCAGGTGATGCGCACCCCCAATTCCCTCTACGCCCGCACCGCTCCTGGCGACGTCATCCAGCACACCTTTGCCCAAAACGCCATGTTCGTCGGCCCCTGCGACGAGAACGTCGAAATCCACCGGACCCTGGACGTCGATCTCGGCTACAACTCCGCCGACGCCGGCCTGGACAACCACCACATCGTTCGGGACAATCGCGACATGCTGTTTTTCGAACTGACCCAGGAACACGAAGAGGCCGCCACCCACTTTCCCGGCACCCCCGACCACAAGGCCTACGCCTATTGGGCCTACCGCCACATGGACCCCCTGAACCGGCATCTGGCCGCCTTTTCCACCCTTTTCACCGCCACCGAAGACCGCCCGGCCTTTGGCCAGGCCGAGCTCGACCTGTCCTGCGCCGTCGCCGGACTGCTCGTCTAAACGCCGCCCCTCGCCATGGCCACACGCACGCTGCTTATCGCCACCGCCAAACACGGACACATCCGGGACGCCCTGAAGGCCGTGGCCGCCGCCGAGCCCCGCTCGCGCCTGTCCCTGCTCCTGCTGGAGCGGGAGCGGGGGCATTTCGAGCCGGACCCCAGGGTGGGCCGACTCCACTATTTCGCCAAGCCCCTGCACCCCCTGTCCCTGCCCCTGGCCCGGGCCCTGGCGGCGGCCAAGCCGGACCATGTCTGCATCGTCTGCGGCCTGTACTACGACCACGACAACGTCGTCGGGGCCGTGGAAACCCTGCTGGCCGCCATGGGACGCCGGGCCCGGGTCTCCCTGTTCGTCCAGCGGGAATTCTGCGACCCGCCGCGCCTGCCGCGCCTGCCCCTGTGGCGGCATCTGCTGACCGCCCTGCTCCACCTCGGCATCGCGGCGGCTCTCCGGCTTCTGGCTCCGCTGACCACGGTCCGGGCCGGCGAAATCTTCTCCACCCGGATCGGCCATCTGGCCTACGACTGCGAAATCTATCTGTGTGAACGGGAGCTTGGCTACCACAAAGGCTGTTTCGACCTGTTCCATCTCAAGGACGGCCAGGCGGCCAACCAGACCCTTTTCGCCCTGTTCGCCCGCCACATGCGCATCACCCCCCTGGCCCGCCACATCCACGAGGCTGTCCGCCGCTACGGCCTGGAGGGCCACGAATTGCACTTGGTCACCCGCCGCCTGGGGACCGCCCGGGACCCGGAGTGCCTCATACCGGCCACCGCCCCCCATATCGCCTTCAGCCCCGGGGAGCACGACCGGGCCGCGCGGGAGATGGCCGCCCTCGGCATTCCCCGGGACCGGCCCTACGTCTGCCTGTTGGGCCGGGACCCGGCCTACCTGGAGTGGCTCAAGCCCCTGGGCAACGACAGCCGGCTCCAGGAACCGCGCAACATCGACATCAACGACTATCTCCCCACCGTCGACGCCCTGGCCGGAGCCGGCTGCACGGTGCTGCGCATGGGCTCCAAGGTCATGGCCGCCCTGGCCACGGACAACCCCCGGGCCATCGACTACGCTAAGCATCCGGCCCGCTCGGATTTCATGGACATCTATCTTTCGGCCACCTGCCGCTTCTTTGTCGGCTCGGGCAGCGGGCTGCAGGAAGTGCCGGTGATTTTCCGCGTCCCCTGCCTGCTCATCAACGGCTTCCAGTTCGAACTGCTCCAGGCCTGCTCGCCGCAAAACATCCTGCTGCCGCAGCTGATCCGCGACAACGAACTGGGACGTATCCTGCGCGTCGATGAAGTGCTGGCCCTGGGCCTGGGAGACTGGGGGGTGGAGCGGTTCGCCGAAAGCACGCGCTATCGGGCGCTGCGCAACACGCCCGAGGAGATCCGGGAGGCGGCCGTGGAAATGCACCGCCGGCTGGAGGGCACCTGGGTCGAAGAGCCCGGCGACGCGGCCTTGCAAAAGCGCTTTTGGGGGCTTTTTACGCCCTCGGTCTACAACAGCTGCTTCGTCGCCCGCATCGGGGCCGATTTTCTGCGCCGCCACGCCCCGGTCCTGCTCCCGGAGGCGGTTGACGGACAGGCTCAGGAATGATTTTTGCTATGTTTTCGCCGCACCAGGAAAAACGCACCAGCCGCCGCCGGCCACCGGACCCGGCCTTGACACGCCATGCGGATACACGCCCTCAACATTCCTTTTGACCGGCTGGCCGAACCCGCCGACCAGGATCTGGCCGCCTTGCGCCACCGGCTCGACGGCCTGCTCGACGGCTTGCCGGAGCCGGCTGGCCAGGCGTCCCGGCGCGTCGCCGTCTACGGCATGAGCCCGGCCGGCCGGCGCATCCGCCGCGACCTGGCCGAAAACCGCCCCCACTGGGACGTCGCCGCCTACGATCTGCGCGGCGCGGCGGCCAGCGACGCCTTTGCCGTCCTGCCCGTCTCCGAGCTGGCTTCGCCGCCGCCCCGGGTCGTCGTCAACTGCGCCCCGCCGCGCGGCGTCCTGGCCTCCACGGCCTGCATCGAACAGGCCGCCCCGGACGCGGACATGATCCTGTGGCACGACCCCCACGAGTACGTCGAAACGGCCCACGACGCCTACGATCTCTATTTCGAGGCCCTCTCCCCCCAGCCCGCTCCCGCCGCCGCGAGCCTGGCCGCGGCCGTGCGCCACAGTTACCTGGCGGCCGCTTCCCGGCAGTGGCGGGAGGCGGCCGCGCCCGAGGGGGAGGGGAGCGACGATCTCGGCCAGACCCTGGACCGGACCCTTTCAGCGATCCTGCGCGACGAGGCCGACGACGACCAGGGCAAAGTCCGGCGGCTGCTGGAACTGGCCGACCGCCATCCTTTTTTCACCATCGCCCGCGACGCCGCCGCCTGCCTGCTGGTGCGCCTTGACCGTCCCGGCCAGGCCGTGGCCGCCCTGGCCCCGGCCGTGCGGCGCTATCCCCATTGCCATCGGACCCTGGCCAAGCTCGCCGAGCTGCACCTGCTGGCCGGGGACCGGGAACAGGCCCGGCAGTGCGCGGCCCGGGCCACGCCCTTGGTGTCCTCGGGTTCCCGGCTGCGCCGGGACTACGAGCTCCTGGCCGCCCAGCCCCGGGAGGCCGTGGCCGGAAAATGGCGCGCCCGCCCCCTGCGCCCGCCCTTGCAGCCGCGCCAGGTCGCCCTGCACTGCGCCGTGCCGGTCTGGGGCGAGGCCTTTGTCGATCTCTTCATGCGGGTGACGCTGCGTTCGCTGTTCGCGCCGGGCAACCTCCCCTACGCCGTCGGGCGCCACCCCGTGCGCTTTACCATCTACACCGACCCCGCCGACGTCGACCGCATCCGGGCTTATCCGGAGTGGCGACGCCTGAACGAACTGGCCGACGTCCGCCTGGAACGCATCGACGACGTCCTGGCCCAGAGCGACGGCCCCGGCGGCAACCGCTACGACCGCATGTCCCGATGCCAGGACCATGCCCTGGCGACGTCAGGCCGGGAAAACCGGTTCACCTTTTTTCCCCTGGCCGATCTCCTGTTCTCGTCGCATTTCCTGCAGCGCGGCCTGGAGTGGCTGGAGGCGGGCTACGACACGATCTTTTTCGCCGGCATGCGCTACGCCAAGGAGCGCCTGCTGCGGGAAGCCGTTCCCCAGCTGTCGCGCGACGACGCCATCATCGCCCCGGCCAAGACCCTTTTTGCCCACGCCGCCAAGGCCATTCACCCCATCTATCAGCGCAAAATCCGCGGCGACCATGCCGAGCTGCATCCCAATTCCTACTTCGCCGCCGACGCCGACGGGAATATTTACCAGCATTTCTTCGCCCCCACCCCCATCTTCATCGCCCCGCAGCCTGCCGCCGTGTCCATCGCCGCCACCCTGGACGCGGATCTCGGCTACAGCGTCACGGACGGGGGCCTGGGCAATTTCCGCTACGTCACGGACACGGCGGACTTCCTGCTGCTGGAGCTCACCAGCGAACACGCCGACACCGGCGAACGGCAGATTCCCGGCCCATGCCCCATGGCGGCCTGCGCCAACTGGCTGCGGCACGCCATCGATCCCGTCAACAAGCTGCTCGGCGCCCACACGGTCATCCTGCGCCAGGCGGACGGCCCGGGACTCGCGCCCGAAGCCCGGCGGCTGGCGCGCCAGGTGCGAAGCCTGCTCCTTTGAGCCAACGCGCCGTGAACACTCCACCACCGCCAAAGGACGAGCCATTCATGCCCTCCCCCACTCCATGCCCTGTCTGCAGCGCCCGGGACGCCGCGCCCTTCCTGCACCGGCCCGACCATTTCCTCAGCATCTTCCTGGCCGACGAGGACATCCCCGGCATCGACGTGGAATTCGCCTTCTGCCCGACCTGCTGCCACATCTTCCTGCGCTCCGCCTACGACAATCCCCGCTACGAGGCCCTGGCCCGCCGGCTCTACCAACGCTACGCCCTGCTCGAGCAGGCCGTGCGCCCCTTTCCCCAGCGCGACCGCCACTATTTGGCGGCCGTGGATTTCTTCGTCCAGGCAGCCGCCCCCGGAGACAAGCCCTTGTCCGTCCTGGACGTGGGCTCCAACCGGGGCGATTTCCTCTTCCTGCTCAAGGAGGCCCTGCCCCGCATCCGGGTCCAGGGCGTGGAGCCCTCGGCCCTGCCCTTCCACGGCGTGCCGACCATCAACCAATGTTTCGAGGATTGCCGGTTCGACGCCCCCTTTGACGTCGTCATCGCCCGGCACGTGGTGGAGCACCTGGCCAGGCCCCACCCCTTCATGGCCCAGGCGGCGCGCTGCCTTCGCGACGACGGGCTGCTGTTTCTCGAAGTGCCCAACCTCCACTACGACCTGCCGCGCGGCATCGAGAACTTCATCCCGGAACACATCCACCACTTTTCCCTGCATTCGCTTAAAACCCTGCTGTCCTGCTCGGGCCTGGAGCTTGTCCACATCGATGACTCCCGGCCCGAGGGCTTGCGCCTGCTGGCCCGCAAGACCCAGGCCCCGGAGGACGCCGCCTGCCGCACGCGCCACGACCTGCCCGAGGCCATGGCCATCGAGCGCCGCCACATCGACGGCTACGCCGCCAAGATCGCCTACTGCGTCGAGCGCATCCGCCAGGCCGTGGAGGCCGGACGCCGGCCGGCCTTCTATGGCTTTGGCAACGTGTTTTTCTGCGTCCTGGCCGAACTGCGAAAACACCTGCCCCCGGGCGTCTTCGAGGCCGCCGGCCCGGTCATTCTCGACGACACGCCCTCCAAGATCGGCAAGGCCTTTCGCGGCATCCCCATCGTCTCCCCGGACCAGGGCCTTGCCCATGGCGATTTCGCCGTCATCGTCTGCACCATGAATCCAAGCCACAAGGAACTCATGCGCCAAAAGGCGGCGGCCCTGGCCGCCGGCCGGGCCATGGTCCTGACCGCCTGGGAAGAGAACGTCTATGTCTAAGCACACGACCCCAAACGACGCCTACCGCATGGACGGCCACAAGCTTTACTGGCACCTCGACCGCGTCCTGGCCTGGCAGCGCGGTGAACCTATCGCCCCGCTGCATATCGATTTCGGCATCACCACGGGCTGCAACTTCGCCTGCCGCTATTGCTACGGCATGTTGCAGGGCCGAAAAGGCAAGAAAAACGCCTTCCATATGCCCCAGGACGCCATCCTGCGCTTTTTCACCGACGCCAAGGCCGTGGGCGTGCGCTCCATCGCGCTTATCGGCGAGGGGGAAAACACCCTCAACCCCGCCCTCTATCCGGCCATCGCCCACGCCGGCCGCATCGACCTCGATCTGAGCCTGGCCACCAACGGCCTGGAGCTGCCCCTTGCCGGCCTGGACGAGGCGCTGTCCGTGCTGCGCTGGATCCGGTTCAACATCAGCGCCGCCTCGCCCGAAGGCTACGCCGCCATCCACGGCGTCGGCCCGGCCGACCACGCCCGGGTGCTGGCCAACATCCGGGCCTGCGTGGAGCGCAAGCGCGCGCTGGGGCTTGGCGTCGCCATCGGCCTGCAGGCCGTGCTGTTGCAAGGCAATCTCCAGGAAGTGGTCCCCCTGGCCCGGCTGGGCCGGGAGCTTGGCGTGGACTATCTGGTCGTCAAACCCTGCTCCGACACCTACGACAGCGCCCTGGGCGCGCCCCTTGACGCCTACGAGCAGCTGGAAACCGATTTCGTCGAAGCCGAAGGCTTCTCGGGCGAGGGCTACAACGTCATCGTCAAGCGCCAGAAAATCGGCAACAAGGGCGTCAAAGCCTACCGGACCTGCTACGGCACGGAGTTCCTGCTGGCCATCAGCGGCAACGGCAACGTCTATCCCTGCGGCCACTGGTTCAAGTACGCCGACGACAAATACCTGATGGGCAACATCATCGAACAGCGTTTTTCCGACATCGTCGCGTCCCAGCGCTACGCCGACGCCCAGCGGGCCATCAAGAACGTCAACGTCAACAGGGACTGCGAAAGCAACTGCCGGCAGCACTACATCAACAACTTCCTG from Solidesulfovibrio carbinolicus includes the following:
- a CDS encoding class I SAM-dependent methyltransferase, producing the protein MTVACRLCRSDRAAPLLDFGPQPNSMRLLARADEPFQTHPLVLWACAACGFVFIADPMPADAFYTSVQQPTLTSPPPHLDELVREIAAAWPTTARILDIGANNGRLLASLRQAGFGALHGVEPSDMRLAARELGLDVAGGYFTNAWARDFIAARGHPDLVVCRHVIEHVQDLDDFVAGLAALLARGAALILETPDLEATAERGDCSVIWEQHVNYFDLPTLGRLLGRHGLAVADARRIAFGGGSLLCRIAAGDAPPPALPVSRTALAANVLYSAAAIGELAAGLRAKGKRLAGFGAGERGAMVINLAGLGGLLDYVVDDSPHKAGRFLPGSRLPILPSETLRRQPADYCLLFPMNGKAVETAIMGRFAGLTENGTAFIELFPASGGVLAVHEPGAGA
- a CDS encoding SDR family oxidoreductase; protein product: MDKIILVTGGQGLFGRYLRAELGEAGRYPSREELDVTDAAAVERRLARGDVDWVINCAGTARGGLESQLRANALAAGELARACAAHGAGLVFISTARVFGQGVGPFAEDDPPCPVDDYGLSKYLGERLVARELRAGRYRIVRVSMALGLNPRAPHGQLIPRLLELAARGEPVRAAADQRTSVVHAAWAARMLAQCCRDDAPNGVVHVASRDLVSLYDLAAYVFAGLGLRPGPVPARGADFHAPGLAPPADQGLRSVTWPACGDWRQAADLFICERLAA
- a CDS encoding TIGR04372 family glycosyltransferase, giving the protein MATRTLLIATAKHGHIRDALKAVAAAEPRSRLSLLLLERERGHFEPDPRVGRLHYFAKPLHPLSLPLARALAAAKPDHVCIVCGLYYDHDNVVGAVETLLAAMGRRARVSLFVQREFCDPPRLPRLPLWRHLLTALLHLGIAAALRLLAPLTTVRAGEIFSTRIGHLAYDCEIYLCERELGYHKGCFDLFHLKDGQAANQTLFALFARHMRITPLARHIHEAVRRYGLEGHELHLVTRRLGTARDPECLIPATAPHIAFSPGEHDRAAREMAALGIPRDRPYVCLLGRDPAYLEWLKPLGNDSRLQEPRNIDINDYLPTVDALAGAGCTVLRMGSKVMAALATDNPRAIDYAKHPARSDFMDIYLSATCRFFVGSGSGLQEVPVIFRVPCLLINGFQFELLQACSPQNILLPQLIRDNELGRILRVDEVLALGLGDWGVERFAESTRYRALRNTPEEIREAAVEMHRRLEGTWVEEPGDAALQKRFWGLFTPSVYNSCFVARIGADFLRRHAPVLLPEAVDGQAQE
- a CDS encoding class I SAM-dependent methyltransferase; the protein is MPSPTPCPVCSARDAAPFLHRPDHFLSIFLADEDIPGIDVEFAFCPTCCHIFLRSAYDNPRYEALARRLYQRYALLEQAVRPFPQRDRHYLAAVDFFVQAAAPGDKPLSVLDVGSNRGDFLFLLKEALPRIRVQGVEPSALPFHGVPTINQCFEDCRFDAPFDVVIARHVVEHLARPHPFMAQAARCLRDDGLLFLEVPNLHYDLPRGIENFIPEHIHHFSLHSLKTLLSCSGLELVHIDDSRPEGLRLLARKTQAPEDAACRTRHDLPEAMAIERRHIDGYAAKIAYCVERIRQAVEAGRRPAFYGFGNVFFCVLAELRKHLPPGVFEAAGPVILDDTPSKIGKAFRGIPIVSPDQGLAHGDFAVIVCTMNPSHKELMRQKAAALAAGRAMVLTAWEENVYV
- a CDS encoding radical SAM/SPASM domain-containing protein, giving the protein MSKHTTPNDAYRMDGHKLYWHLDRVLAWQRGEPIAPLHIDFGITTGCNFACRYCYGMLQGRKGKKNAFHMPQDAILRFFTDAKAVGVRSIALIGEGENTLNPALYPAIAHAGRIDLDLSLATNGLELPLAGLDEALSVLRWIRFNISAASPEGYAAIHGVGPADHARVLANIRACVERKRALGLGVAIGLQAVLLQGNLQEVVPLARLGRELGVDYLVVKPCSDTYDSALGAPLDAYEQLETDFVEAEGFSGEGYNVIVKRQKIGNKGVKAYRTCYGTEFLLAISGNGNVYPCGHWFKYADDKYLMGNIIEQRFSDIVASQRYADAQRAIKNVNVNRDCESNCRQHYINNFLQMLADKPDHINFI